A window of the Helianthus annuus cultivar XRQ/B chromosome 4, HanXRQr2.0-SUNRISE, whole genome shotgun sequence genome harbors these coding sequences:
- the LOC110937060 gene encoding kinesin-like protein KIN-14I yields MALSFSVANVMEDVLQQHDNRSRELDLDSRRAEEAATRRYEATVWIRKMIGVVGARDLPAEPSEEEFRLALRSGQVLCYVINKVEPGAVTKVVEGPCDSASVPDGAALSIYQCFENVRNFLVAVEQMGLPTFEASDLEQGGKSSRIVNCVLALKSFHEWKQTGANGVWKFGGNVKPVAPSKNFIRKNSEPFKNSLSRNISMNETSMNAQLVETENSKMPNSSLNMLVRAVLMDKKPDEVPVLVESVLSKVMEEFENRIANQFELKNTSAKDAPTGNKTFLKPTSDEIKVEDKKRAVVKKNQNFHENSIPDEEKKRRQQKYQMLFDIQEKDIKDLKQTLSVIKSGMQFMQMKFHDEIQNFGMHVHGLANAASGYHRVLEENRKLYNQVQDLKGNIRVYCRVRPGKLNLQSVVDNIEEGTITINTPAKYGKGCRSFNFNKVFGPSATQAEVFADTRPLIRSVLDGYNVCIFAYGQTGSGKTHTMTGPKDLTEDSQGVNYRALSDLFFLAEQRKDTFEYNVSVQMIEIYDEQVRDLLATEGLNKRLEIRNNSQNGFNVPDASLVQVASMYDVIELMNLGQRNRAVGATALNDRSSRSHSCLTVHVQGKDLTSGNVLRGCMHLVDLAGSERVDKSEVAGDRLKEAQHINKSLSALGDVISSLAQKNSHVPYRNSKLTQLLQDSLGGQAKTLMFVHISPEVNAVGETLSTLKFAERVATVELGAAQVHKDSSDVKDLKEQIANLKAALAKKEGDQENVQHKVSGSPGGKLSSRSPPILQQIDSYHEPKNRRKPRPEVSNAESGKKSRIRQKTQSFDLDELLANSPPWPPVSGAGEAYLEDDRDTGSADWVDKVMVNKQDAARCWETENAGNSDAFYQKYVPDSSKLYSEQSYTVFEGGSGFEIVTTDGVDELDAATSDSSEPDLLWQFNHSKLPTMSRLNNNSTGKPTKSPDLRSMIPRFLPSPSRKATNVGSHSQPPVRGGRQVTGGEMKKKTGNRKQ; encoded by the exons ATGGCGCTGTCGTTCTCGGTGGCGAATGTGATGGAAGATGTTCTTCAACAACATGATAATCGATCTAGAGAACTGGATTTGGATTCTCGTAGAGCAGAGGAAGCTG CAACAAGAAGATATGAAGCCACTGTTTGGATTAGAAAAATGATTGGAGTTGTTGGGGCTAGAGATTTGCCTGCAGAGCCTTCTGAGGAAGAATTTAGGCTTGCTTTAAGAAGTGGGCAGGTTCTATGCTATGTGATCAATAAGGTCGAGCCAGGAGCTGTGACTAAG GTAGTTGAAGGTCCGTGTGATTCGGCATCTGTGCCTGATGGAGCAGCTTTATCTATATATCAATGTTTCGAAAACGTTAGGAACTTTCTGGTTGCTGTAGAACAAATGGGACTGCCTACCTTTGAGGCATCTGATTTGGAACAA GGAGGCAAGTCGTCTAGAATTGTGAATTGTGTTCTAGCGCTCAAATCCTTCCATGAGTGGAAACAAACAGGTGCGAACGGGGTGTGGAAATTTGGTGGAAATGTGAAACCAGTCGCGCCTAGCAAGAACTTTATACGCAAGAACTCAGAACCGTTCAAGAATTCGTTGTCAAGGAATATTTCAATGAATGAAACATCCATGAATGCTCAGTTAGTTGAAACTGAAAATAGCAAAATG CCTAATTCATCGTTAAATATGCTTGTCCGTGCAGTTCTAATGGATAAGAAACCAGACGAGGTTCCCGTT CTTGTAGAATCTGTGCTAAGTAAGGTCATGGAAGAATTTGAGAATCGAATTGCTAATCAATTCGAATTG AAAAACACATCCGCTAAAGACGCCCCTACCGGAAACAAGACTTTTTTAAAACCCACTTCTGATGAAATAAAG GTGGAAGACAAAAAACGCGCGGTTGTAAAGAAAAATCAGAACTTTCATGAGAACTCCATTCCTGatgaagaaaagaaaagaagacaaCAGAAATATCAAATGCTTTTTGATATACAAGAAAAAGATATCAAA GATTTGAAACAAACTCTCTCAGTCATAAAATCCGGTATGCAGTTCATGCAAATGAAATTCCATGATGAGATTCAGAACTTTG GTATGCATGTTCATGGTTTAGCTAATGCTGCTTCTGGATATCATAGAGTTCTAGAGGAAAATCGAAAGCTATATAATCAGGTCCAAGATCTTAAAG GAAATATAAGAGTCTACTGTCGGGTGCGACCCGGAAAGTTGAATTTGCAGAGTGTTGTTGATAACATAGAAGAAGGAACAATTACCATAAATACCCCTGCCAAATACGGAAAAGGATGTAGATCATTTAACTTCAACAAAGTGTTTGGGCCTTCGGCAACCCAAG CTGAGGTTTTTGCAGATACTAGGCCCCTCATTCGCTCTGTTCTTGATGGTTACAATGTTTGTATCTTTGCTTATGGTCAAACTGGATCAGGAAAAACACATACAATG ACTGGACCAAAAGATCTTACAGAGGACAGTCAAGGAGTTAATTATAGGGCGTTGAGCGATTTGTTTTTTCTCGCGGAACAGAGGAAGGATACCTTTGAATATAACGTGTCTGTTCAAATGATCGAGATTTATGACGAACAAGTTCGGGATCTGCTTGCTACTGAGGGCTTAAACAAAAG ATTAGAAATTCGCAACAATTCACAGAACGGATTCAACGTCCCAGATGCTAGCCTGGTCCAGGTGGCGTCAATGTATGATGTTATCGAGCTGATGAACCTAGGCCAAAGAAACCGTGCCGTTGGTGCAACTGCTCTCAATGACCGCAGTAGTCGCTCCCACAG TTGCTTGACTGTACATGTCCAAGGGAAAGATCTAACATCCGGAAATGTTCTTCGTGGTTGTATGCATTTGGTTGATCTAGCTGGCAGTGAACGCGTTGACAAATCTGAGGTGGCTGGAGACAGATTAAAAGAGGCACAACATATTAACAAATCTTTATCAGCGTTGGGCGATGTGATTTCATCTCTTGCTCAAAAGAACTCACATGTGCCTTACAGAAACAGCAAACTCACACAATTACTTCAAGATTCACTTG GAGGGCAAGCAAAGACACTGATGTTTGTTCATATAAGCCCGGAAGTTAACGCTGTCGGTGAAACACTTAGCACACTTAAGTTTGCTGAACGGGTTGCAACGGTTGAACTTGGTGCGGCCCAAGTACATAAAGATAGTTCGGACGTGAAAGACCTTAAAGAACAG ATTGCCAATCTTAAGGCGGCTCTTGCAAAGAAAGAAGGGGATCAGGAAAACGTGCAACACAAGGTATCTGGAAGTCCAGGTGGCAAACTGTCATCCCGTTCCCCTCCTATCTTACAACAGATAGATTCATACCATGAGCCAAAGAATCGTAGGAAGCCGAGGCCGGAAGTAAGCAATGCTGAG AGTGGTAAGAAATCTAGGATAAGGCAGAAAACACAAAGCTTTGATTTAGACGAACTACTAGCGAATTCACCACCGTGGCCTCCGGTAAGCGGTGCAGGAGAAGCGTATCTAGAAGATGACAGAGACACAGGCTCTGCTGACTGGGTTGATAAGGTCATGGTAAACAAACAAGACGCAGCCCGATGTTGGGAAACAGAAAATGCTGGAAATTCTGATGCATTTTACCAAAAATACGTTCCGGATTCTTCCAAATTATACTCGGAACAATCTTATACAGTGTTTGAAGGTGGAAGTGGGTTCGAGATTGTGACTACTGATGGTGTGGATGAACTTGATGCCGCTACCAGTGACTCATCTGAGCCTGATCTGCTTTGGCAATTCAATCATTCTAAACTTCCGACAATGTCCAGACTTAATAATAATTCTACTGGAAAACCGACAAAAAGCCCGGATTTGAG GTCAATGATTCCAAGATTTTTGCCTTCACCTTCACGGAAAGCAACCAATGTCGGTAGCCACTCTCAGCCGCCAGTGCGCG